The proteins below are encoded in one region of Brevundimonas fontaquae:
- the fabD gene encoding ACP S-malonyltransferase, which yields MTLALLFPGQGSQAVGMGAPLADAFQSARDVFAEVDEALGQKLSVLMREGPEDQLTLTENAQPALMAVSVAAIRALKAEFGFDVASAAYVAGHSLGEYSALAAAGAISLSDTARLLKLRGQAMQRAVPVGQGAMASLIGPKTDLALAEAAAAAGSEVGVCVVANDNNNGNIVISGEKAAVDRAIEKAKELGARAIPLNVSAPFHCPLMQPAADEMAAALAEAKIVAPVVPVVANVLARPESDPEVIRRLLVEQVTGRVRWRESMEWMATEGGVTRFVEIGSGKVLTGMAKRIAPDAEALPLNTPEELEAFAKSV from the coding sequence ATGACCCTCGCACTTCTGTTTCCGGGACAGGGCAGCCAGGCCGTCGGCATGGGCGCGCCGTTGGCGGACGCTTTCCAATCCGCTCGCGACGTCTTCGCCGAGGTGGATGAGGCGCTGGGCCAGAAGCTGTCGGTGCTGATGCGCGAAGGCCCCGAGGATCAACTGACCCTGACCGAGAACGCCCAGCCTGCATTGATGGCGGTGTCCGTGGCGGCGATCCGGGCCTTGAAGGCCGAGTTCGGCTTTGACGTGGCGAGCGCGGCCTATGTGGCCGGTCACTCGCTGGGCGAATATTCGGCCCTGGCGGCCGCGGGCGCGATCTCGCTGTCGGACACGGCGCGGCTGCTGAAGCTGCGCGGTCAGGCCATGCAGCGCGCCGTGCCGGTGGGGCAGGGGGCGATGGCCTCGCTGATCGGGCCCAAGACCGATCTGGCGCTGGCGGAAGCAGCGGCGGCGGCCGGTTCGGAAGTCGGCGTCTGCGTGGTCGCCAATGACAACAACAACGGCAACATCGTCATCTCAGGCGAGAAGGCCGCCGTGGATCGGGCGATCGAGAAGGCCAAGGAACTGGGCGCGCGGGCGATCCCGCTGAACGTCTCGGCGCCCTTCCACTGTCCGCTGATGCAGCCCGCTGCCGACGAGATGGCCGCCGCCCTGGCCGAGGCGAAGATCGTCGCGCCGGTCGTGCCCGTCGTCGCCAACGTCCTGGCGCGGCCCGAGAGCGATCCGGAAGTCATCCGTCGCCTGCTGGTCGAACAGGTCACCGGCCGGGTACGTTGGCGCGAGAGCATGGAATGGATGGCGACCGAAGGCGGCGTGACGCGCTTTGTCGAGATCGGCTCGGGCAAGGTGCTGACCGGCATGGCCAAGCGGATCGCGCCGGACGCCGAGGCCTTGCCGCTGAATACGCCCGAAGAGTTGGAAGCGTTCGCGAAATCGGTGTGA